The following nucleotide sequence is from bacterium.
AAAAAGTCTTTCGCCCTTTCGATGGTCTTCGTGGCGGGGCTTGCCCTCTCCTTTACCGCGATGGGTTTCGCGGCGGTCACCATGGGAAAGCTCTTCGGCGATGTCTGGGAGGGGTGGCCGTGGATTATCGCCCTCGTCTGTCTCGCGATGGCGGCGCACCTCTGGGATCTGTGGTCCTTCAGCGTCCCGGAACGGATTTCAGGGTTTAAACCGCAAAAAGCCGGGTTTTTAGGCGCTTTTTTGCTAGGCCTCCTTTTCGGCCTCGTCTCCGCGCCCTGCGCCGCGCCGATTCTGGTTGTCGTGCTTACCTACATCGCCTCGAAGGGCAACATGGCTTACGGACTTGGATTGCTCTGGACTTACGCGGTGGGCCACTGCCTCCTTATCGTGGCTGCGGGAACCTCGATGGGGGTTGTAAAAAACCTCATAAGTTCGCGCTCCTTCCATAGGGCGAATACTGTACTGAAGCGCGTGGCGGGAGCGCTTATCGCCCTCGTCGGACTTTACATCCTGAAGGCCGCTCTGTACGGCTATTGAGGAGTGACAATGAAAATAGAAGTACTGGGAACGGGCTGCGCGAAATGCAACAAGCTCTATGAGGCGGCCAAAGAAGCAGTGCAAAAAAGCGGCGTTCAGGCCCAAATAACCAAAGTGGATGACCTGGCGCAGATCATGAAGTACGGCGTTATGGTCACTCCCGCGCTCGTAGTCGACGGCAAGGTCGTGGTTTCCGGGAAGGTTCCGTCGCAGGAGGAAATAGCCAGGTTCCTGAAATAGAGGCGGTATGAAAGCCCTCCGGAGTTTTTGAAATGACCAGGGAACGAATTGAACTTGACGTTGTCGAACAGGAAGCCGCGGCCTGCTCCTGCGAAAACCCCGCTGAGGCTTCGCCAGAACCTTCGCGGTACGCCGCTCCGGCAGCGAAGCGGTCACGGCTGTGGATATTTCTTCCGCTGGCGCTGGCTCTATGGTTCGCGATTTATTTTTCCCTCCAGCCTCTTTCCCGCTGGCTGACCTTTGACCTTTTCGGCCTTGAACGGGAGACCCGCCTCGGCAAGGCCGTGGAGTTCTTTCTCTACGACACCCCGAAGGTGCTTTTGCTCCTGACCCTCGTAGTTTTCGCGGTGGGAATAGTGCGCTCCTTCTTCACCCCCGAACGCACAA
It contains:
- a CDS encoding cytochrome c biogenesis protein CcdA, with amino-acid sequence MLSEFLDQTQVLIDTNPWLAFAAVFIGGALTASSPCVLAMIPLVIGFVGGYEGASGWKKSFALSMVFVAGLALSFTAMGFAAVTMGKLFGDVWEGWPWIIALVCLAMAAHLWDLWSFSVPERISGFKPQKAGFLGAFLLGLLFGLVSAPCAAPILVVVLTYIASKGNMAYGLGLLWTYAVGHCLLIVAAGTSMGVVKNLISSRSFHRANTVLKRVAGALIALVGLYILKAALYGY
- a CDS encoding thioredoxin family protein — its product is MKIEVLGTGCAKCNKLYEAAKEAVQKSGVQAQITKVDDLAQIMKYGVMVTPALVVDGKVVVSGKVPSQEEIARFLK